In one Amaranthus tricolor cultivar Red isolate AtriRed21 chromosome 8, ASM2621246v1, whole genome shotgun sequence genomic region, the following are encoded:
- the LOC130820471 gene encoding cleavage and polyadenylation specificity factor subunit 3-I-like codes for MASIGQPPSSVKKRDAPATREGDQLIITPLGAGNEVGRSCVYMSYKGKTVLFDCGIHPAYSGMSALPYFDEIDPSTIDVLLVTHFHLDHAASLPYFLEKTTFKGKVYMTHATKAIYRLLLSDYIKVSKISVEDMLFDEQDILRSMDRIEVIDFHQTLEVNGIRFWCYTAGHVLGAAMFMVDIAGVRVLYTGDYSREEDRHLRTAETPQFSPDICIIESTYGVQLHQPRHIREKRFTDVIHSTVAQGGRVLIPAFALGRAQELLLILDEYWANHPELHNIPIYYASPLAKRCMAVYQTYINAMNDRIRSQFANSNPFDFKHISPLKSIENFEDVGPSVVMASPGGLQSGLSRQLFDAWCSDKKNACVIPGYVVEGTLAKTIINEPKEVTLMNGLAAPLNMQVHYISFSAHADFAQTSAFLKELMPPNIILVHGEANEMGRLKQNLISMFSDGNTKIMSPKNCQSVELHFSSEKMAKTIGRLAEKTPEVGETVSGLLVKKGFTYQIMAPEDLHVFSQLCTANVNQRITIPYSGALAVLKHRLKQIYESVESGVDADSDIPTLRVHDSVTIKQESEKHISLHWTADPISDMVSDSIVAMVLNMNKEMSKIVVESDSDYVKSEEENQKKMEKVVNALLVSLFGDVKLGEDGRLVITVDSNVAYLDKKSGDVESENETLKERVKTAFRRIDTSVKPIPPRPA; via the exons ATGGCGTCAATTGGTCAACCACCATCATCAGTAAAGAAACGTGATGCTCCAGCCACAAGAGAAGGGGACCAACTCATCATTACTCCGCTAGGTGCAGGCAATGAAGTGGGGCGCTCTTGTGTTTATATGTCCTACAAGGGAAAGACTGTTTTG TTTGATTGTGGTATCCACCCTGCTTATTCCGGCATGTCCGCTTTGCCTTACTTTGATGAGATTGATCCTTCAACAATCGATGTTCTTCTGGTGACACA TTTTCACTTAGATCATGCGGCATCCCTTCCATATTTTTTAGAAAAG ACAACATTCAAAGGCAAAGTTTACATGACTCATGCAACTAAAGCTATCTACAGATTGCTTTTGTCTGATTATATCAAAGTCAGCAAAATTTCAGTTGAAGATATGTTGTTTGATGAGCAAGATATTCTTCGCTCTATGGACAGAATTGAG GTTATTGATTTTCATCAAACTTTGGAAGTAAATGGAATTCGTTTCTGGTGTTACACCGCTGGCCATGTCCTTGGTGCAGCCATGTTCATGGTGGACATTGCGGGAGTGAGAGTGCTTTATACAGGTGACTATTCACGTGAAGAAGATAGACATCTGCGTACTGCTGAGACTCCGCAGTTCTCTCCTGATATCTGTATAATTGAATCCACTTATGGTGTTCAGCTTCATCAACCTAGGCACATTAGAGAGAAACGTTTCACTGATGTTATACACTCAACCGTTGCCCAAGGGGGTCGTGTCCTTATTCCAGCATTTGCTCTTGGTCGAGCCCAAGAATTATTGTTAATTCTTGACGAGTATTGGGCGAATCACCCTGAACTTCATAACATCCCCATATATTATGCTTCTCCTCTTGCCAAAAGATGCATGGCTGTCTATCAGACCTACATAAATGCGATGAATGATAGGATTCGCAGCCAATTTGCAAACTCAAACCCCTTTGACTTCAAGCACATATCTCCACTCAAGAGCATCGAAAACTTTGAGGATGTTGGTCCATCTGTGGTGATGGCCAGCCCTGGTGGGCTTCAAAGTGGGCTATCGAGACAGCTATTTGACGCGTGGTGTTCTGACAAGAAGAATGCATGTGTCATTCCTGGGTATGTTGTTGAAGGAACACTAGCGAAAACTATCATAAACGAACCAAAAGAAGTTACCCTTATGAACGGTCTTGCAGCTCCTCTCAATATGCAGGTCCATTACATATCCTTTTCTGCTCATGCTGATTTTGCCCAAACAAGTGCTTTCCTCAAGGAACTTATGCCTCCCAACATTATACTTGTTCATGGAGAAGCCAATGAAATGGGAAGACTGAAGCAGAATCTAATCAGCATGTTCTCTGACGGGAACACTAAAATTATGTCTCCTAAGAACTGCCAGTCCGTTGAACTGCATTTCAGTTCTGAAAAAATGGCGAAAACCATAGGAAGGCTTGCTGAAAAAACCCCAGAAGTCGGTGAAACCGTGAGTGGCTTATTGGTGAAGAAAGGTTTCACTTACCAGATCATGGCCCCTGAAGATCTTCATGTATTCTCTCAGCTATGCACAGCTAACGTTAACCAACGGATTACTATTCCTTACTCAGGTGCTCTTGCTGTTTTGAAGCACCGACTCAAGCAGATATACGAGAGTGTTGAATCTGGGGTCGATGCAGATTCCGACATTCCAACTTTACGGGTACACGACTCGGTCACTATAAAGCAAGAATCAGAAAAGCATATATCATTACACTGGACTGCTGATCCAATCAGTGACATGGTCTCGGATTCTATAGTGGCTATGGTTCTGAATATGAACAAAGAGATGTCCAAGATTGTAGTAGAATCAGATTCGGATTATGTAAAAAGCGAAGAAGAAAATCAGAAGAAGATGGAGAAGGTTGTTAATGCACTACTGGTGTCTTTGTTTGGAGACGTGAAGCTAGGCGAAGACGGGAGGTTGGTTATCACCGTTGACAGCAATGTAGCTTATCTCGACAAAAAGAGTGGTGACGTGGAGAGTGAAAACGAAACTCTCAAGGAAAGAGTAAAAACAGCATTTCGACGAATAGATACTTCTGTTAAGCCTATTCCTCCACGTCCTGCATAG